In Eubalaena glacialis isolate mEubGla1 chromosome 12, mEubGla1.1.hap2.+ XY, whole genome shotgun sequence, a single window of DNA contains:
- the SESN1 gene encoding sestrin-1 isoform X4 produces MRLATAANEAYTASLAVSELLGCKQCGGSRGQDEELGIRIPRPLGHGPSRFIPEKEILQVGSEDAQMHTLFADSFAALGRLDNITLVMVFHPQYLESFLKTQHYLLQMDGPLPLHYRHYIGIMAAARHQCSYLVNLHVNDFLHVGGDPKWLNGLENAPQKLQNLGELNKMLAHRPWLITKEHIEGLLKAEEHSWSLAELVHAVVLLTHYHSLASFTFGCGISPEIHCDGGHTFRPPSVSNYCICDITNGNHSVDEMQVNSAGNVSVSDSFFEVEALMEKMKQLQECRDEEEASQEEMASRFEIEKRESMFVFSSDDEEVTPARDVSRHFEDTSYGYKDFSRHGMHVPTFRVQDYCWEDHGYSLVNRLYPDVGQLIDEKFHIAYNLTYNTMAMHKDVDTSMLRRAIWNYIHCMFGIRYDDYDYGEINQLLDRSFKVYIKTVVCTPEKVTKRMYDSFWRQFKHSEKVHVNLLLIEARMQAELLYALRAITRYMT; encoded by the exons gaACTTGGAATTAGAATTCCTCGACCACTAGGACACGGACCAAGCAGATTCATCCCAGAAAAGGAG ATTCTTCAAGTGGGGAGTGAAGACGCACAGATGCATACTTTATTTGCAGATTCTTTTGCTGCTTTGGGTCGTTTGGATAATATTACCTTAGTGATGGTTTTTCACCCACAATACTTAGAAAGTTTCTTAAAAACTCAACACTACCTACTGCAAATGGATGGGCCATTACCCCTACATTATCGGCACTACATTGGAATAATG gCTGCAGCAAGACATCAGTGCTCCTACTTAGTGAATCTCCATGTAAATGATTTCCTTCATGTTGGTGGAGACCCCAAGTGGCTTAACGGTTTAGAGAATGCTCCTCAAAAACTACAGAATTTAGGAGAACTTAACAAAATGTTAGCCCATAGACCTTGGCTTATTACCAAAGAACATATTGAG ggACTTCTAAAAGCTGAAGAGCACAGCTGGTCCCTTGCAGAACTGGTACATGCAGTAGTTCTACTTACACACTATCATTCTCTTGCCTCGTTCACATTTGGCTGTGGAATCAGTCCAGAAATTCATTGTGATGGTGGCCACACATTCAGACCTCCTTCTGTTAGTAACTACTGCATCTGTGACATTACAAATGGCAATCACAGTGTGGATGAGATGCAGGTCAACTCAGCAGGAAATGTTTCA GTAAGTGATTCCTTCTTTGAGGTCGAAGCCCTCATGGAAAAGATGAAGCAGTTACAGGAATGTCGAGATGAAGAAGAGGCAAGTCAGGAAGAGATGGCATCAcgttttgaaatagaaaaaagagagagcatgTTTGTCTTCTCTTCAG atgATGAAGAAGTTACACCAGCGAGAGATGTATCTCGTCACTTTGAGGATACTAGTTATGGCTATAAGGATTTCTCTAGACATGGAATGCACGTCCCAACATTTCGAGTCCAG gACTATTGTTGGGAAGACCATGGTTATTCTTTGGTAAATCGTCTTTATCCAGATGTAGGACAGTTGATCGATGAAAAATTTCACATTGCTTACAATCTTACTTATAATACAATGGCAATGCACAAAGATGTTGATACCTCAATGCTAAGACGGGCTATTTGGAACTATATTCACTGCATGTTTGGAATAAG ATATGATGACTATGACTATGGTGAAATTAACCAGCTATTGGATCGTAGCTTTAAAGTTTATATCAAAACTGTTGTTTGCACTCCTGAAAAGGTTACCAAAAGAATGTATGATAGCTTCTGGAGGCAGTTCAAGCACTCTGAGAAG GTTCATGTTAATCTGCTTCTTATAGAAGCTAGGATGCAAGCAGAACTCCTTTATGCTCTGAGAGCCATTACCCGCTATATGACCTGA
- the SESN1 gene encoding sestrin-1 isoform X5: protein MRLATAANEAYTASLAVSELLGCKQCGGSRGQDEILQVGSEDAQMHTLFADSFAALGRLDNITLVMVFHPQYLESFLKTQHYLLQMDGPLPLHYRHYIGIMAAARHQCSYLVNLHVNDFLHVGGDPKWLNGLENAPQKLQNLGELNKMLAHRPWLITKEHIEGLLKAEEHSWSLAELVHAVVLLTHYHSLASFTFGCGISPEIHCDGGHTFRPPSVSNYCICDITNGNHSVDEMQVNSAGNVSVSDSFFEVEALMEKMKQLQECRDEEEASQEEMASRFEIEKRESMFVFSSDDEEVTPARDVSRHFEDTSYGYKDFSRHGMHVPTFRVQDYCWEDHGYSLVNRLYPDVGQLIDEKFHIAYNLTYNTMAMHKDVDTSMLRRAIWNYIHCMFGIRYDDYDYGEINQLLDRSFKVYIKTVVCTPEKVTKRMYDSFWRQFKHSEKVHVNLLLIEARMQAELLYALRAITRYMT, encoded by the exons ATTCTTCAAGTGGGGAGTGAAGACGCACAGATGCATACTTTATTTGCAGATTCTTTTGCTGCTTTGGGTCGTTTGGATAATATTACCTTAGTGATGGTTTTTCACCCACAATACTTAGAAAGTTTCTTAAAAACTCAACACTACCTACTGCAAATGGATGGGCCATTACCCCTACATTATCGGCACTACATTGGAATAATG gCTGCAGCAAGACATCAGTGCTCCTACTTAGTGAATCTCCATGTAAATGATTTCCTTCATGTTGGTGGAGACCCCAAGTGGCTTAACGGTTTAGAGAATGCTCCTCAAAAACTACAGAATTTAGGAGAACTTAACAAAATGTTAGCCCATAGACCTTGGCTTATTACCAAAGAACATATTGAG ggACTTCTAAAAGCTGAAGAGCACAGCTGGTCCCTTGCAGAACTGGTACATGCAGTAGTTCTACTTACACACTATCATTCTCTTGCCTCGTTCACATTTGGCTGTGGAATCAGTCCAGAAATTCATTGTGATGGTGGCCACACATTCAGACCTCCTTCTGTTAGTAACTACTGCATCTGTGACATTACAAATGGCAATCACAGTGTGGATGAGATGCAGGTCAACTCAGCAGGAAATGTTTCA GTAAGTGATTCCTTCTTTGAGGTCGAAGCCCTCATGGAAAAGATGAAGCAGTTACAGGAATGTCGAGATGAAGAAGAGGCAAGTCAGGAAGAGATGGCATCAcgttttgaaatagaaaaaagagagagcatgTTTGTCTTCTCTTCAG atgATGAAGAAGTTACACCAGCGAGAGATGTATCTCGTCACTTTGAGGATACTAGTTATGGCTATAAGGATTTCTCTAGACATGGAATGCACGTCCCAACATTTCGAGTCCAG gACTATTGTTGGGAAGACCATGGTTATTCTTTGGTAAATCGTCTTTATCCAGATGTAGGACAGTTGATCGATGAAAAATTTCACATTGCTTACAATCTTACTTATAATACAATGGCAATGCACAAAGATGTTGATACCTCAATGCTAAGACGGGCTATTTGGAACTATATTCACTGCATGTTTGGAATAAG ATATGATGACTATGACTATGGTGAAATTAACCAGCTATTGGATCGTAGCTTTAAAGTTTATATCAAAACTGTTGTTTGCACTCCTGAAAAGGTTACCAAAAGAATGTATGATAGCTTCTGGAGGCAGTTCAAGCACTCTGAGAAG GTTCATGTTAATCTGCTTCTTATAGAAGCTAGGATGCAAGCAGAACTCCTTTATGCTCTGAGAGCCATTACCCGCTATATGACCTGA
- the SESN1 gene encoding sestrin-1 isoform X6 has translation MHTLFADSFAALGRLDNITLVMVFHPQYLESFLKTQHYLLQMDGPLPLHYRHYIGIMAAARHQCSYLVNLHVNDFLHVGGDPKWLNGLENAPQKLQNLGELNKMLAHRPWLITKEHIEGLLKAEEHSWSLAELVHAVVLLTHYHSLASFTFGCGISPEIHCDGGHTFRPPSVSNYCICDITNGNHSVDEMQVNSAGNVSVSDSFFEVEALMEKMKQLQECRDEEEASQEEMASRFEIEKRESMFVFSSDDEEVTPARDVSRHFEDTSYGYKDFSRHGMHVPTFRVQDYCWEDHGYSLVNRLYPDVGQLIDEKFHIAYNLTYNTMAMHKDVDTSMLRRAIWNYIHCMFGIRYDDYDYGEINQLLDRSFKVYIKTVVCTPEKVTKRMYDSFWRQFKHSEKVHVNLLLIEARMQAELLYALRAITRYMT, from the exons ATGCATACTTTATTTGCAGATTCTTTTGCTGCTTTGGGTCGTTTGGATAATATTACCTTAGTGATGGTTTTTCACCCACAATACTTAGAAAGTTTCTTAAAAACTCAACACTACCTACTGCAAATGGATGGGCCATTACCCCTACATTATCGGCACTACATTGGAATAATG gCTGCAGCAAGACATCAGTGCTCCTACTTAGTGAATCTCCATGTAAATGATTTCCTTCATGTTGGTGGAGACCCCAAGTGGCTTAACGGTTTAGAGAATGCTCCTCAAAAACTACAGAATTTAGGAGAACTTAACAAAATGTTAGCCCATAGACCTTGGCTTATTACCAAAGAACATATTGAG ggACTTCTAAAAGCTGAAGAGCACAGCTGGTCCCTTGCAGAACTGGTACATGCAGTAGTTCTACTTACACACTATCATTCTCTTGCCTCGTTCACATTTGGCTGTGGAATCAGTCCAGAAATTCATTGTGATGGTGGCCACACATTCAGACCTCCTTCTGTTAGTAACTACTGCATCTGTGACATTACAAATGGCAATCACAGTGTGGATGAGATGCAGGTCAACTCAGCAGGAAATGTTTCA GTAAGTGATTCCTTCTTTGAGGTCGAAGCCCTCATGGAAAAGATGAAGCAGTTACAGGAATGTCGAGATGAAGAAGAGGCAAGTCAGGAAGAGATGGCATCAcgttttgaaatagaaaaaagagagagcatgTTTGTCTTCTCTTCAG atgATGAAGAAGTTACACCAGCGAGAGATGTATCTCGTCACTTTGAGGATACTAGTTATGGCTATAAGGATTTCTCTAGACATGGAATGCACGTCCCAACATTTCGAGTCCAG gACTATTGTTGGGAAGACCATGGTTATTCTTTGGTAAATCGTCTTTATCCAGATGTAGGACAGTTGATCGATGAAAAATTTCACATTGCTTACAATCTTACTTATAATACAATGGCAATGCACAAAGATGTTGATACCTCAATGCTAAGACGGGCTATTTGGAACTATATTCACTGCATGTTTGGAATAAG ATATGATGACTATGACTATGGTGAAATTAACCAGCTATTGGATCGTAGCTTTAAAGTTTATATCAAAACTGTTGTTTGCACTCCTGAAAAGGTTACCAAAAGAATGTATGATAGCTTCTGGAGGCAGTTCAAGCACTCTGAGAAG GTTCATGTTAATCTGCTTCTTATAGAAGCTAGGATGCAAGCAGAACTCCTTTATGCTCTGAGAGCCATTACCCGCTATATGACCTGA